A stretch of the Comamonas testosteroni TK102 genome encodes the following:
- a CDS encoding phosphonate ABC transporter ATP-binding protein has translation MSFMLDDVGLTHSNGFTALSHISLSAIQGESIALIGPSGAGKTSLLSTIGTAYLPTAGRMQVLGRTAAAQSAARELKALRSRIGTVHQAAPIPLRQRVVTAVLAGKLGQWPLWKALASLAYPQDIAGAREALARVQLEDKLFARCDQLSGGQLQRVGIARVLYQQAGLILADEPVSALDPALSQATVQLLVQEAAARKATLVASLHAVDLALANFARIVGVRNGRLAFDLPAAQVSEAQLQALYAHADGSPADLPMLHNRLVQRDPASTAPAPIQVNACR, from the coding sequence ATGAGCTTCATGCTGGACGATGTGGGCCTGACCCACAGCAACGGCTTTACCGCCCTGTCCCATATCTCCTTGTCCGCCATCCAGGGCGAGAGCATTGCGCTCATCGGCCCCTCGGGCGCCGGCAAGACTTCGCTGCTCAGCACCATAGGCACAGCCTACCTGCCCACGGCTGGTCGCATGCAGGTGCTGGGCCGGACTGCGGCCGCGCAATCCGCCGCCCGCGAACTCAAGGCTTTGCGCAGCCGCATCGGCACCGTGCACCAGGCCGCCCCCATTCCGCTGCGTCAACGGGTGGTCACGGCCGTGCTGGCCGGCAAGCTCGGCCAGTGGCCGCTGTGGAAGGCGCTGGCATCGCTGGCCTATCCGCAGGACATTGCGGGCGCGCGCGAGGCCCTGGCCCGCGTGCAGCTTGAGGACAAGCTGTTTGCACGCTGCGACCAGCTCTCAGGCGGCCAGTTGCAGCGCGTGGGCATTGCCCGCGTGCTCTACCAGCAGGCCGGCCTGATTCTGGCCGACGAACCCGTCTCCGCCCTGGACCCTGCGCTCTCGCAGGCCACGGTGCAATTGCTGGTGCAGGAAGCTGCCGCGCGCAAGGCCACGCTGGTGGCCAGCCTGCATGCCGTCGATCTGGCTCTGGCCAACTTTGCCCGCATCGTCGGCGTACGCAATGGCCGCCTGGCCTTTGACCTGCCCGCCGCGCAAGTCAGCGAAGCCCAGTTGCAAGCGCTCTACGCCCATGCCGATGGCAGCCCCGCCGATCTGCCCATGCTGCACAACCGCCTGGTTCAGCGCGATCCCGCCAGCACCGCGCCCGCTCCCATCCAGGTGAACGCATGCCGATAG